Part of the Labilibaculum antarcticum genome, ATTCAAACTTCCAATTGGAATCGAAAAGAATGAGACTCAGAAGCAAAATCTTCCTGAAATATCAGAAAAAAGAGAAAACGGAATGATTGTTCTTTCCAACAAGAATTTCAAACTTAAAATTTCAGAAAAAGACGGTTACATCCACCAACTAATTTCAAAAGGAAAAACAATTATTGATGGAGCAATGACTCCAAACTTTTGGAGACCGAAAACAGATAATGACGAACGCGGATGGAAACCGGAGTTAAAATCAGCTTTTTGGAAAACTGCGGCTCAAAACCTACTATTAGAATCCTTAGATGTTGAGCATGGGCAAAAGGGGCAGGTAAGCGTTACTTCTGTTTCTAAAATAGGAAACAAGCTTAGCTTACAAATGACTTATGCTATTGCAGGCGATGGCTCAATAAAGATTGATTACAGCCTGGATGCAGATACATCTCTACCGAAACTACTACGAATAGGCTCAAGCTTTAAAGTACCTGTAAACTTCTCAAAAATGAGTTATTACGGGAAAGGACCATGGGAAAACTACAGTGACCGTTCGGAGGCTGCTGAAGTAAACGTATACAAAGGCAACGTAGATGATTTTGTGTTTGAATATGCTCAACCACAAGAATGTAGCAACAGAACCGAAGTGAGATGGTTGCAACTTCAGAATAAGAATGGATCTGGTTTACGATTCGAAGGAGCTCAAGCTTTAAGTACCTCTGTTTGGCCCTGGACAGCCGAATCGTTAGAGCAAGCAAGGCATACAAACGAATTGAAGAAAGAGAATTTCTATACGGTTAATATAGATTTGACTCAAACCGGTGTTGGCGGTTGCGATACTTGGTCACCAAAAGCTGAACCCATTGAAAAATATCGTATTTACTCAGGAAAATATAAGTATTCATTTACAATATTACCACTAAAATAAATTATCGCATTTTAGTTTTATGAGGGGAATTCCATAAGGGATTCCCTTTTTTCATGTCCAATTAATCAAGCTATTTCAGGAGAAGACAGAACACAAAAAGTCACGAAATTCCTTTTTTCAGCAAAACGCTTCATTTGTGCAGAACAGATCCTCATTTGAGCATAAAAATAAGCTTCCGTAACATGGGTTTGAGGCTTCCGTAACAACAACGATACCTTCCGTAACATGAATTTGGGCTTCCGTAACAGATCAAAAGAGTCTCCGTAACACGGCTTAGAGCTTCCGTAACACACGTAAGCTCAAATACGTGTTACGAATGGGCTAAAAGAGCGAACGGAAGAATAGAAAGTTGTAACGGAAAGGCAAAAACAGCTAACGGAACAAGTACTTCCTGTAGCGAAACATAAAAAAAGGAAAACAGATCAGTTTTCCCTCGATCAGTTGTACTTGTATGTAGTTAATTTTAATCTCTCTTTTATTGTATCCGTATTCTATCGGCATTTTTGATATTTCCATCTCACAAAACGAACACCTATCGGCTTAAAAGTCTTCCTATCGGAGGACAAGTTAACTATCGTAGGTGTTACAGAGCGTTTTCGTTTGATTTTTATTTATTGCTTTTCCTATTTCAACTTTTATTACGCCACACGAATAATAATTCTTTTTCCAGCAAATCTTCTAGCAATAGCAACGATGGTATTTAGCATCAAGTGGGTTCCTGAATTAATAGATCCCAATAAACAATTTTGGGTACAAAAAAAGAGGATCGCAAAAGCGATCCTCTCTATAATTTAGATTTATAACGTCTTAGTTATAAACTTCTGTCTCAGTTAATGTACCACTTACAGAAATTGTGCTTGTAGATGCATCTGGTTGAGTTACTAGAATTTCAACAGAAGTAACACCTGTTACTTTATCAGCAGAAATTACATAGTCGTAGGTTTTAGTACCCATCGACTCATTACCTTCTGCATCGGTTACTGTTACACTTTCAGTAGCAGTAAACGAAACCATATAAGTAGTTTCATCCGATGTGTCAGAATAATTATTTGTTTCGTAAGACGAAATAAATTTATCATTCCAAACAGTCAACAGAGCCGTTTCTCTATAGATATTAATTTGATCCATAGTTTCATTGTTGGTTTCTGAAATAGTATAAACAGAAGTTAATTCAATATCTGGAACATCATACTCTTCATACTCACAAGAAAATGTGGCAAAAACCAAAATAAGACTTAAAAGTTTTATAATATTTTTCATGATTTTCATATTTATTCCCACCTCTTTCGAGGTGGGAGATATTAAAATTTTATTTACGGACGAGGCTCATATTCAGAAAAGCTAATATCATCCCAATAAGTCTCAGTTATATGGTAGGATAGAATCTGAATCCCTAATGTCGGAGAAGCATCGGTGTAATTAATAGTTTTTGTTACCGTTTTCCATACGCCATCTGGAGCACCATAACCAGTCCATAGTCCTGAAAATTTAGCATCGATAACGCCACCTTTGTTGATACGCATTTCGTAACCACCACCTGTCGCAGCAACAACTTTAATTTTCCACTGAACCTGGTATTGTTTACCTGTTATTACCGAAAAGTTAGTTGTATTAATAACTGAATTTCTACCAGCAGCAACAGTGTTTAAATGCATGCAATAAGCACCAGTTGCAGGATCAGTAGTTGAATACTCATTTAGGTTAGCTGCTACATGATCAGATCCTGCTACCCAATTGATACCAGCATCTTCAAATCCACCAGAAACAACAAGGTTAGGCTTATACATCTTAACCACTGTTGTAAAGGCTGCTAAATTTCTTTCATCAGAAGACATGATAGTTCCACCAACATAAGTTACAGTAATAGCATCTGAATTATAAATTGGCTCAGTTAATTTAAGCTCCAATACAGTTCCATTTGTAGACTTAATACTAGCAGATGCAACAGCGATATCCTGATCGAACGCACCATTTGTAACATGTACAGTAAAATCACCTTCTTTACCTGCAAATGGTACCATTTCACCAGTCAAGCTAATGCTTATTGTTTCATCATTAGCTTCTGTAGCCTGACCAACAACGTCAAATGGTAAAGTAGACTTAATTACTTTAATTTTTAAAGGAACATACTTCATCTTATAACCTCCAGGAATAGATTCACCTGTACGAGAAGAATTTAATCTTGTAAAATAAGTTCCTAACTTATAGAAACTTACAACTTTTGCAGAATCTACAGATGTTGCAGGATTACCTCCACCAACAGACCAAGTTCTACTATCAGGACGTCCAATCGTAGTCATATCGACAAATTTAAGCGCCTCACCAGCCATAATTTCTTTAACTGGCCAGCTTGAGGAATCAGCTAAAACATGTTGCTCATCGAAATTTACATTTACAAGCTCTACATCTTCATAGAAAACCTTAAATGCAGATTGGATAGAATCATAAACATCCACCACAAAAGTGGTGTCAATAACCCAAAGGCCATCTTGCATTACAGATTCTAATGTATCCGTACCCTTAAAAACAACTTTGTCGTTAAAAGTATTACGTAATTTCACTCCCTGTATTCCAGCTTTTGTAAATATTATACTAACTGTTTTTTCGGTAGATTCATTACCAATATTTTCATCAATAAACTGTGTATACGTAGAATCTTGTCTTACGATTCTGCCCGTTAGAAAATTACATCCGCTAGTATCAGAAAAAGACCAGCTATGATCTACAGCATTTTGCGATAAATCCGAAAATGACAGATATTTTCCCACAGCAACTGTTTTTGCCTGACTAAACGAACTGGTGTACCAATCGACATCAGAATAGTCGTTTAATGGTTCATAATCCGCTTCGCAAGCAAACAACATTGCCAACACGGAAAATAGAAATAAAAATTTTATATTTTTCATGATCTCTTACTTTTTTAGTTAACCTCTGAGTTAGCTGTTGTTTCACTAGTAGGAATTGGCCAATAGGCATGAGTTGCTTCATTATAATTCACTGCAGATTGAACATAGTCCATTGATTTGTAATCAAAATCAGCTGAAGTAGCATGTTGTAATACACTTCCCCATCTTGTTATATCTTTAGATTGAAGTTCACTATAAAACTTATAATCACCTCTTTTGTAATATCTACTAGCTAAATCCGTTAAACGAGCTTTAGTAATCCCCCATCTTCTCATATCTAACTGACGAATTGCATATCCTTCTGCAGATAATTCCAATGGACGTTCCTTATACATTATATGATCCATAAGCGATTGAGCAGTATAAGTTACATCATTATGTGTTGAAGTTGAATTTTCACTTCCTGCACTTGGTCCTAACAACATTAAAGCTGAACGATAACGAACTTTATTAATATATTTTAATGCTTCTGTAACACCGCCATTATCTGTTCCTCCTTTAATTAAACATTCGGCATACATCAATAAAACATCAGCATATCGAATTACTCTAAAGTTAATCCCTGATTTATTATTTGTTACTTTTTCAGTATTTAAAATATCCCAATTAGTCATCTTTCTCCAATAACCAGGTTCACCATTGTTAAACGCTGTACCATCTGCTGTAACATTGCCTTCGTAGTAGGTCATGTCTTTATCCTCTACTAATGCTACAGAGTAAGATGTTCTTAATGAAAAAGTTCTTAATCGCTTAGTACCATCCTCTTCAGTTACGATATTACGCGGATCTGATGGATCCATAGGATCTTCCATATAAGCCATTAATAACCAATTACTTGGATAAACAGATCTCCATCCACCCACTGGACTAAATTGCATATGATACGTATTAGTTGTTCCTTCTGCAGACCACTCACTCTCATCAATTTTTAATGCTGCGTTGTAAGCAATTTCAAGAATTGATTCATTATTAAATTCACCTTGAGTCGTAAAGTTATCTGCAACATCAACTAACTGATAAATACCTTTATCAATTACCTGTTTAAAATAAAACGCTGCACCCTCGTAATTCTTTTCGTACAGATAACTCTTACCCAATACTGTTGCAGCCGCTCCAGCAGTTACACGACCCAAATTTGAATTATTATCAGGTGTTCCTAAAGCGTCATATTTTGTCCACGCACTAGGTAAATTATCTAATGCATATTCTAAATCTGCTCTAAAAAACTCCTTTATTATAGCCGCATCTGTGAGAGGTTGATTAAAATCGGCTTCACTTTCAGGAACAAAATCATATAAGATTACATTTCCGTTATTATACGAACTGTGTAGGTAAAAATAGAAAAGGCCTCTAAAAAAACGAGCCTGCGCATTCAATTGAACCCACTGTTCCTTCTTGTCAGTAGTTGTCATATCAGCTTCTATTCCATTTAAACCTTTAATAACCTGGTTTGCACGAAATATACCTTTGTATAAATTCTCCCATTTATTATTCGCTCCTCCGGAAGATGCTGTAAATGTTTGTAAATAGTACACATCAGATGTGTTTGGTCTTCCCCAACCAGGAAATGCCAAATCACTTCTTTTAGTTTCTTCTGGAACACTCATTAAATTAGGATTACGAAACTGATTATATACGGAAGTAAGTCCGTTATTACAATCAGATAGATCCAGCCAATAACTCTCGGTAGAAATCTCATTCGGATTTACCTCGGTAAGGTAATCATCGCAACTGCTAAAGGACAATAGAACTGATGCTGCTACTATGTATTTTAATATATTTATTTTCATCGCTATTAACTTTAAATTTTAGAAATCAAGCTGAATACCTGCTCTGTATTGAGAACTAATAGGATAGTTACCTTTATCCAAACCTCTGGTAGCCAATCCATCATTACCAACTTCTGGATCGTATCCTGTATATTTCGTCAAAGTCAAAGGATTATCAGCAGCTATATAAAATCTTAATTTCGATACACCTATTTTATTAATGACATTCTTAGGCATAGTATATCCGATAGTAACGTTACGTAAACGAACAAAAGATCCATCCTCTATCCAAGTATCAGCCCAAGCACGATAGTTATCATGACTACCACCTCTGTTTGACGCTATAACACCATAAGGATTAGCTTCAGTCCATTGGTATAAAAGATCTTTGTGTGTACCTGCTGTGTAAGCAAATATTTTCGATCCATTTATAACCTCTTGTCCAAAAGATCCAAACCACTGCATCGAGAAGTCAATTCCTTTATAATCGCAGTTAAAGTTTAAACCTATCTCGAATTCAGGAGTACCACTACCCCCGTAAACACGATCG contains:
- a CDS encoding RagB/SusD family nutrient uptake outer membrane protein translates to MKINILKYIVAASVLLSFSSCDDYLTEVNPNEISTESYWLDLSDCNNGLTSVYNQFRNPNLMSVPEETKRSDLAFPGWGRPNTSDVYYLQTFTASSGGANNKWENLYKGIFRANQVIKGLNGIEADMTTTDKKEQWVQLNAQARFFRGLFYFYLHSSYNNGNVILYDFVPESEADFNQPLTDAAIIKEFFRADLEYALDNLPSAWTKYDALGTPDNNSNLGRVTAGAAATVLGKSYLYEKNYEGAAFYFKQVIDKGIYQLVDVADNFTTQGEFNNESILEIAYNAALKIDESEWSAEGTTNTYHMQFSPVGGWRSVYPSNWLLMAYMEDPMDPSDPRNIVTEEDGTKRLRTFSLRTSYSVALVEDKDMTYYEGNVTADGTAFNNGEPGYWRKMTNWDILNTEKVTNNKSGINFRVIRYADVLLMYAECLIKGGTDNGGVTEALKYINKVRYRSALMLLGPSAGSENSTSTHNDVTYTAQSLMDHIMYKERPLELSAEGYAIRQLDMRRWGITKARLTDLASRYYKRGDYKFYSELQSKDITRWGSVLQHATSADFDYKSMDYVQSAVNYNEATHAYWPIPTSETTANSEVN